One Dioscorea cayenensis subsp. rotundata cultivar TDr96_F1 chromosome 15, TDr96_F1_v2_PseudoChromosome.rev07_lg8_w22 25.fasta, whole genome shotgun sequence genomic region harbors:
- the LOC120277223 gene encoding protein EXPORTIN 1A-like, with product MAEKLRDLSQPIDVALLDSTVAAFYGTGSKAERQAADQILRELQNNPDTWLQVVRILQNSQSLNTKFFALQVLESVIKYRWNALPVEQRDGIKNYISDVIVQLSSNEASFRSERLYVNKLNIILVQVLKHEWPARWQSFIPDLVSAAKSSETLCENCMAILKLLSEEVFDFSRGEMTQQKIKELKHSLNSEFQLIHELCLFVLSASQRAELIRATLATLHAFLSWIPLGYIFESPLLETLLNFFPVAAYRNLTLQCLTEVASLHFGDFYDQKYVRIYTIFMVQLQNILPSTTNIPDAYANGSSDEQAFIQNLALFFTSFFKYHIQILESTAESRAALLLGLEYLINISYVDDTEVFKVCLDYWNLLVLQLFEPHHNLDNPAAASGVVASITGLMDGLGPQLSQRRQLYSSPVSKLRLLMISRMAKPEEVIVVEDENGNIVRETMKDNDVLVQYKIMRETLIYLTHLDHEDTEQQMLKKLSKQLNGVDWSWNNLNTLCWAIGSISGSMMEEQENRFLVMVIRDLLNLCEITKGKDNKAVIASNIMYVVGQYPKFLRAHWKFLKTVVNKLFEFMHENHPGVQDMACDTFLKIVQKCKRKFVLTQLGENEPFVSELLSSLPVTIADLEPHQIHSFYESVGHMIHAESDSMKRDEYLKRLMDLPNQKWAEIIGQAGRSVDVLKDQDIIRTILNILQTNTSVASSLGSYFFPQISSIFLDMLTVYRMYSELISSTIAEGGPFASRTSFVKLLRSVKRETLKLIETFVDKAEDQPHIGKQFVPPMMDPVLGDYARNLPDARESEVLSLFATIINKYKRVMMDEVPRIFEAVFQCTLEMITKNFEDYPEHRLKFFSLLRAIATHCFPALVLLSSQQLKLVMDSIIWAFRHTERNIAETGLNLLVEILKNFQVSEFCNQFYRTYFVTIEQEIFAVLTDTFHKPGFKLHVLVLQHLFCLVDSKSLTEPLWDVASAPLQYPSNADFIRDYTIKLLGSSFPNMTPTEVTQFVVGLFLSKNNLPTFKDHIRDFLVQSKEFSAQDNKDLYAEEAAAQREKDRQRMLSVPGLIAPNELQDEMVDS from the exons ATGGCGGAGAAGCTCCGGGATCTCAGCCAGCCGATTGACGTTGCTCTGCTTGATAGCACTGTTGCTGCCTTCTATGGCACCGGATCGAAGGCCGAG AGACAAGCGGCCGACCAGATATTACGGGAGTTGCAGAACAACCCAGACACATGGTTGCAGGTTGTCCGCATCTTGCAGAACTCACAGAGCCTGAACACCAAATTCTTTGCTCTTCAG gTTCTAGAAAGTGTGATCAAATATCGATGGAATGCTTTGCCTGTGGAGCAAAGAGATGGAATCAAAAACTATATTTCTGATGTTATTGTGCAG CTTTCAAGTAATGAAGCATCTTTTAGGAGTGAGAGGCTCTATGTAAATAAGCTCAACATTATATTGGTTCAG GTTTTAAAGCATGAGTGGCCTGCAAGATGGCAGAGCTTCATTCCTGATCTTGTTTCAGCAGCAAAGAGCAGTGAAACTCTATGTGAGAATTGCATGGCCATATTGAAG CTTCTTAGTGAGGaggtttttgatttttcaagaGGAGAAATGACTCAACAAAAGATTAAAGAACTTAAGCACTCATTAAACAG CGAGTTTCAACTCATTCATGAGTTATGCTTGTTCGTACTATCAGCATCTCAAAGGGCAGAGCTTATACGGGCTACATTAGCAACATTACATGCTTTTTTATCTTGGATTCCTCTTGGTTACATTTTCGAATCTCCACTG TTGGAGACTCTATTGAACTTTTTCCCAGTTGCTGCTTATAGAAATCTCACACTTCAATGTTTAACAGAG GTTGCTTCTCTTCATTTTGGTGACTTCTATGACCAGAAGTATGTCAGAATCTACACGATTTTCATGGTCCAGCTGCAG AATATTCTCCCATCCACCACAAATATACCTGATGCGTATGCTAATGGTTCAAGTGATGAGCAG GCATTTATCCAAAACCTCGCCCTGTTCTTCACTTCGTTCTTCAAG TATCATATTCAAATATTGGAGTCCACTGCTGAGAGTAGAGCTGCATTGCTCTTGGGTCTTGAATATCTGATAAATATTTCGTATGTCGATGATACAGAGGTTTTTAAG GTATGCCTGGATTATTGGAATTTGCTGGTCCTGCAATTATTTGAACCTCACCACAATTTGGACAATCCTGCGGCAGCTTCAGGCGTG GTAGCATCAATTACTGGATTGATGGATGGTCTTGGTCCTCAACTTTCACAACGCCGACAACTCTATTCTAGTCCAGTGTCAAAGTTAAGATTGCTCATGATTTCTCGGATGGCAAAACCTGAGGAGGTCATtgttgttgaagatgaaaatgGAAATATTGTCCGTGAAACTATGAAAGACAATGATGTACTAGTCCAGTATAAG ATAATGAGGGAGACGCTGATATATTTGACACATCTTGACCATGAGGATACTGAGCAACAG aTGTTGAAGAAATTAAGTAAGCAATTGAATGGAGTTGACTGGAGTTGGAACAACCTAAACACGCTCTGCTGGGCCATTGGGTCAATATCTGGGTCTATGATGGAGGAACAG GAAAATAGATTTCTAGTGATGGTAATTCGTGACTTGTTGAATCTATGTGAAATTACGAAGGGGAAGGATAATAAAGCTGTTATTGCCAGTAATATCAT GTATGTTGTTGGACAGTATCCAAAGTTTTTAAGGGCTCACTGGAAGTTTCTCAAAACTGTCGTCAATAAATTGTTTGAGTTTATGCATGAAAATCATCCAGGAGTTCAG GACATGGCATGTGATACTTTCCTGAAAATTGTCCAGAAATGTAAACGTAAATTTGTTCTTACACAG CTTGGGGAGAATGAACCTTTTGTATCGGAGCTTCTGTCCAGCCTTCCTGTTACCATTGCGGATCTTGAGCCCCATCAGATTCATTCATTTTACGAATCG GTTGGGCACATGATCCATGCTGAATCAGATAGCATGAAGAGGGATGAATATTTGAAAAGGTTGATGGACCTTCCTAATCAG AAATGGGCAGAGATAATCGGACAGGCTGGCAGGAGTGTTGATGTTTTAAAGGATCAGGATATTATTAGAACTATTCTTAATATACTGCAG ACAAACACTAGTGTTGCTAGTTCTCTTGGGTCATATTTCTTCCCACAAATATCATCTATATTCTTGGATATGCTGACAGTATACAG AATGTACAGTGAACTTATTTCTAGTACTATAGCGGAAGGGGGGCCATTTGCTTCCAGAACGTCTTTTGTCAAACTTCTTCG ATCTGTGAAGCGTGAGACTCTTAAACTGATCGAAACATTTGTGGACAAGGCTGAAGATCAACCTCATATAGGCAAGCAATTTGTGCCACCAATGATGGACCCTGTTCTTGGTGACTATGCAAGAAATCTTCCAGATGCTAGGGAGTCTGAAGTGTTATCTCTTTTCGCAACAATCATTAATAA GTATAAACGTGTAATGATGGATGAAGTCCCCCGCATTTTTGAAGCTGTTTTTCAATGTACTCTTGAG ATGAttacaaaaaattttgaagattaCCCTGAGCACCGTCTAAAGTTCTTTTCTTTGCTGCGTGCAATAGCTACACATTGTTTTCCTGCTTTAGTCCTGCTGTCAAGTCAG CAATTGAAACTTGTCATGGATTCAATCATTTGGGCTTTCCGGCACACTGAAAGAAATATCGCTGAGACTGGCCTTAACCTTTTAGTtgaaattttgaagaattttcaG GTGTCTGAATTTTGCAATCAATTTTATAGGACTTACTTTGTGACAATCGAGCAAGAAATCTTTGCTGTCTTGACAGATACATTCCATAAGCCAGGTTTCAAGCTGCATGTTCTGGTGCTTCAACATTTGTTCTGCTTG GTTGATTCTAAATCATTGACAGAGCCCTTGTGGGATGTTGCTTCTGCCCCATTACAATACCCTAGTAATGCTGATTTTATTCGGGATTATACCATTAAATTATTGGGATCATCATTTCCAAATATGACACCTACGGAG GTTACTCAATTTGTCGTTGGTCTATTTCTGTCAAAGAACAACCTGCCTACATTCAAGGATCATATTCGAGACTTCCTTGTGCAATCAAAAGAATTTTCAGCACAG GACAACAAAGATCTTTATGCAGAAGAAGCAGCTGCTCAGAGAGAGAAGGATCGGCAAAGGATGCTCTCTGTACCGGGGCTTATCGCACCAAATGAGTTGCAGGACGAAATGGTTGATTCATAG
- the LOC120277534 gene encoding B2 protein yields the protein MDDLWHLGDEFRGQSKASEDHQWSVITSKLAELTRTKGERMNNLDISKSPQDVKPWEKYALEDTKFDSLNLNLMNLDFKINEVAVKSPFRNGALNMNTMYQKSNMSNINSINGFKLNSVTNKYAQSNSSKDVNNNINHNNNAGNKNVDNSNNNNNNNNLVVDKRFKTLPSAEMLPRNEVLGGYIFVCNNDTMQEDLKRQLFGLPPRYRDSVRAITPGLPLFLYNYTTHQLHGIFEAASFGGTNIDPTAWEDKKCKGESRFPAQVRIRVRKICKALEEDSFRPVLFHYDGPKFRLELSIKETLDLLDLCEKAGM from the exons ATGGATGACCTTTGGCATCTGGGAGATGAGTTCCGCGGCCAGTCAAAGGCTTCAGAGGACCATCAGTGGTCAGTCATTACCTCAAAACTGGCTGAGCTCACTAGAACAAAGGGCGAGCGGATGAACAACCTTGATATTTCAAAGAGTCCTCAAGATGTCAAGCCATGGGAAAAATATGCATTGGAAGATACTAAATTTGATAGCTTAAATCTTAATCTTATGAACcttgatttcaaaataaatgaggTTGCAGTGAAGAGTCCTTTCCGTAATGGTGCTCTTAACATGAACACAATGTACCAGAAGAGCAACATGAGCAACATTAATAGCATCAATGGTTTTAAGCTGAACTCAGTGACCAACAAGTATGCCCAGAGCAACAGCAGCAAGGATGTCAACAACAATATCAACCACAACAACAATGCCGGGAACAAAAATGTCGACAatagcaacaacaataacaataacaacaacctTGTGGTGGACAAGCGTTTCAAGACGCTACCTTCTGCTGAGATGCTCCCACGCAATGAGGTTCTTGGaggttatatttttgtttgtaataATGATACCATGCAGGAAGATCTCAAGCGACAACTGTTTG GGTTGCCTCCGAGATACCGTGATTCTGTCAGGGCAATTACTCCTGGACTGCCTCTTTTCCTCTATAACTATACAACCCATCAACTTCACGGAATATTTGAG GCTGCAAGTTTTGGTGGTACCAACATTGATCCAACAGCCTGGGAAGATAAGAAGTGCAAAGGAGAGTCCAGGTTTCCTGCACAA GTGAGGATCCGTGTGAGGAAGATCTGCAAAGCCCTCGAAGAGGATTCTTTCAGGCCAGTTCTGTTCCACTATGATGGACCAAAGTTCCGTCTTGAACTATCCATTAAAGAG ACCTTGGATCTACTAGACCTCTGTGAGAAGGCGGGCATGTGA
- the LOC120276848 gene encoding mediator of RNA polymerase II transcription subunit 21 — MDIISQLQDQVNAIAAIAVDIFGTLQKDAPPVRLSPNYPEPPANPSDENVNIPELTKTMSGALVQAAKKFDTLVSALPLSGGEEAQLKRIAELQAENEVVGLELQKQLEAADQELKQVQELFNQAADNCLNLKKPT, encoded by the exons ATGGATATCATCTCACAGCTTCAAGACCAGGTGAACGCCATCGCCGCCATCGCGGTGGATATCTTTGGGACGTTGCAAAAGGATGCGCCACCGGTGAGGCTTTCGCCGAATTATCCTGAGCCGCCTGCGAATCCTTCTGACGAGAATGTCAATATCCCTGAACTCACCAAGACAATGAGCGGCGCACTAGTTCAAGCCGCAAAGAAG TTTGATACTCTTGTTTCAGCATTGCCACTGTCTGGAGGTGAAGAAGCTCAATTGAAGAGGATAGCAGAGCTTCAG GCAGAGAATGAAGTTGTAGGTTTGGAGCTTCAGAAGCAGCTAGAGGCTGCAG ATCAAGAACTGAAACAAGTTCAAGAGTTGTTTAACCAAGCTGCTGACAACTGCCTCAACTTAAAGAAACCGACCTGA
- the LOC120277949 gene encoding LOW QUALITY PROTEIN: zinc finger MYND domain-containing protein 15 (The sequence of the model RefSeq protein was modified relative to this genomic sequence to represent the inferred CDS: deleted 1 base in 1 codon) gives MEVHLRDLFARFEDQFGSGPGLGPSSGTSLLLLDSLPSPFIKHLFRSSAALFRTDPWKRLRPSHLLGLRVGKDSDWSSNRQPFPCAQFIGADGGDLALHLFKSESDALKMTGLRETIRAPNTELLRVVFVSEPLLSSADKRMVRSLSLEPSGLDRFPVFDVARCTSTGSLRFRNPTLEELRYVYAFMKAIALLHPLLQPAKDPAPKRGRVIRFEPFIETVDVQWPQEVSRGSDLVAVTVSHPPGQAYEEKKLSSNSPKFIAEPPIEDSMKKVIVAKNWSIMRQCMMCEKEVPSEQCLCCGRCRAAVYCGPVCQKQHWKDEHKSICGVFKAMMEREEELTLKVFTFPCFVEHPCKWLDLMGLHQKGMWRRRCDCYAHCPFGLLPLEFGGVSNSWGGLSDGEFPQDTPFVNYMDGVSNLILLSGWSEYYNLRPLPMSSPVAAILSHSLTLYHILTSLCISSKNRLIKGKEVVVHYLGPEGELDWMPAFSEIGHLLNGVGNVQIVMIGPEVPSNLSGSVSGISGRVRVSLVRGIYQEQASYLSSAHVVIALNCKLESFGSWGGALELIKSMNVPAFFTDKSEISCANAKQVLRGAGLHISHPVTPNPFRSPLREQATSSNLPSFSNGFVFGVNA, from the exons atggagGTACATTTGCGGGACCTGTTCGCCAGATTCGAAGACCAGTTCGGCTCCGGCCCCGGCCTCGGTCCTAGCTCCGGTACATCCCTCCTCCTTCTCGACTCCCTCCCTTCTCCATTCATCAAACACCTCTTCCGCTCCTCCGCCGCCCTCTTCCGCACCGACCCCTGGAAACGCCTCCGCCCTTCCCACCTCCTCGGCCTCCGCGTCGGCAAAGACTCTGACTGGTCCTCCAACAGACAACCATTCCCCTGCGCTCAGTTCATCGGCGCTGATGGCGGTGACCTCGCTCTCCACCTCTTCAAGTCTGAATCCGACGCCCTCAAGATGACCGGCCTTCGCGAGACCATCCGTGCCCCCAATACTGAGCTCCTCCGTGTCGTCTTCGTCTCTGAACCTCTCCTCTCCTCCGCCGACAAGCGTATGGTTAGATCCTTATCCCTCGAACCCTCCGGT CTCGATCGGTTTCCTGTCTTCGACGTCGCGCGCTGCACCTCCACTGGATCTCTGCGATTTCGCAATCCGACGTTGGAGGAGCTCCGGTATGTCTACGCCTTCATGAAAGCCATCGCCTTGCTGCATCCCCTCCTCCAGCCAGCCAAAGACCCCGCGCCGAAGCGCGGGAGAGTGATCCGCTTCGAGCCATTCATCGAGACGGTGGACGTGCAGTGGCCGCAGGAAGTCTCCCGTGGTAGCGATCTCGTTGCCGTCACTGTCTCCCATCCTCCCGGTCAAGCTTATGAAGAGAAGAAGCTCAGTTCCAACTCCCCCAAATTCATTGCAGAGCCTCCAATAGAGGATTCAATGAAGAAAGTCATAGTTGCAAAGAATTGGAGCATAATGAGGCAATGCATGATGTGCGAGAAGGAAGTGCCCAGCGAGCAGTGTTTGTGCTGCGGCCGGTGCCGCGCCGCCGTCTACTGTGGCCCTGTTTGCCAGAAACAACACTGGAAGGATGAACACAagagcatttgtggagttttcAAGGCCATGATGGAGAGGGAGGAAGAGTTAACTCTCAAGGTATTCACTTTCCCTTGTTTCGTAGAGCATCCTTGCAAATGGCTTGATCTCATGGGGCTTCATCAGAAGGGAATGTGGAGGAGAAGGTGTGATTGCTATGCTCATTGCCCATTTGGTTTGCTTCCATTGGAGTTTGGTGGTGTTTCTAATTCTTGGGGAGGATTGAGTGATGGTGAATTTCCTCAAGATACTCCATTTGTGAACTATATGGATGGTGTTTCCAATTTAATTCTCCTCTCTGGTTGGTCTGAGTACTATAATCTTCGGCCATTGCCAATGTCGAGCCCGGTGGCAGCCATACTTTCACACTCTTTGACGTTGTATCACATCCTCACTTCTCTTTGTATTAGTTCGAAAAACCGGTTGATCAAAGGGAAAGAAGTTGTAGTGCATTATCTTGGTCCTGAAGGTGAGTTGGATTGGATGCCTGCATTCAGCGAGATCGGTCATTTGCTCAATGGAGTAGGGAATGTGCAGATTGTGATGATCGGTCCTGAGGTTCCTAGTAATTTATCTGGATCAGTTTCCGGGATCAGTGGTAGGGTGCGAGTGAGTTTGGTGAGAGGCATTTATCAAGAACAAGCATCTTATCTATCTTCAGCTCATGTTGTTATTGCATTAAATTGTAAATTGGAGAGTTTTGGGAGCTGGGGAGGTGCTCTTGAGCTGATTAAGTCAATGAATGTGCCTGCATTCTTCACTGATAAATCCGAGATCTCGTGTGCAAATGCTAAGCAAGTTCTTCGGGGAGCCGGATTGCATATCAGTCATCCTGTAACTCCTAATCCATTCCGTTCACCTTTGCGCGAACAGGCAACTTCGAGCAATCTACCTTCATTCAGCAATGGTTTTGTGTTTGGAGTGAATGCATGA
- the LOC120277527 gene encoding polyadenylate-binding protein RBP45-like → MMQPGGGTMQGQMDQQQMGQSQAQWGTMAPLQLQYQQPPPPPMWSQQQPQIPPQIPSQQQQQYPPQYHAPPPPPSQYQVAAAMQQPGSSDEIRSLWIGDLQYWMDEAYLQSCFSQPLQNGELLSMKIIRNRQTGHSEGYGFLEFATHAIAERILQTYNGQMMPNIDQAYKMNWASPGAGERRDIGADHTIFVGDLASDVTDYILEETFKAVYSSVKGAKVVIDRTTGRSKGYGFVRFGDVNEQNRAMTEMNGAYCSSRPMRIGPAASKKSADAPQQYTAKASYQTQGTDSESDPNNTTLFVGGLDANVSEDLLRETFCKYGELVHVKIPVGKGCGFVQFAYRANAEEALKLLHGTLLGGQNIRLSWGRSPNKQLQPDSNQWNGSHYGYGQGYDMYGYAPPPPQDPNMYAYTAYQGYGNYQQ, encoded by the exons ATGATGCAGCCCGGCGGAGGGACGATGCAAGGGCAGATGGACCAGCAGCAGATGGGTCAGAGCCAGGCGCAGTGGGGCACGATGGCGCCGCTCCAGCTGCAGTACCAGCAACCACCGCCGCCGCCGATGTGGAGCCAGCAGCAGCCGCAAATTCCCCCTCAAATCCCAtcgcaacagcagcagcagtacCCTCCACAGTACCATGCACCCCCGCCGCCGCCGTCACAGTACCAGGTGGCTGCCGCGATGCAGCAGCCGGGATCGTCTGATGAGATTCGCTCACTTTGGATCGGGGATTTGCAGTATTGGATGGACGAGGCTTACCTTCAGAGTTGCTTCTCCCAGCCCTTACAGAACGGAGAG CTTCTTTCTATGAAAATCATCCGCAATAGGCAGACTGGTCATTCTGAGGGTTATGGTTTTCTAGAATTTGCAACACATGCCATTGCAGAGCGGATTCTTCAAACATATAATGGCCAGATGATGCCTAATATTGATCAAGCTTATAAAATGAATTGGGCATCACCGGGAGCTGGTGAGAGGCGTGACATTGGTGCTGATCATACCATATTCGTTGGAGATTTGGCTTCAGATGTTACTGATTACATTTTGGAAGAGACATTCAAGGCTGTCTATTCCTCTGTAAAGGGAGCAAAGGTTGTGATTGACCGAACTACTGGACGCTCTAAAGGCTATGGCTTTGTTAGGTTTGGAGATGTCAATGAACAAAATCGAGCTATGACTGAAATGAATGGAGCGTACTGCTCTTCAAGGCCTATGCGGATTGGTCCTGCAGCCAGCAAGAAGAGTGCTGATGCTCCACAACAATATACTGCAAAAG cATCATATCAGACACAAGGAACTGATTCTGAGAGTGATCCAAACAATACAACA CTATTTGTTGGTGGGCTGGATGCTAATGTAAGTGAGGACCTTTTGCGGGAAACCTTCTGCAAGTATGGGGAATTAGTTCATGTGAAGATACCCGTAGGCAAGGGGTGTGGGTTTGTTCAATTTGCTTACAG AGCTAATGCCGAGGAAGCTTTAAAGTTGTTGCATGGAACCTTGTTGGGTGGCCAGAACATTCGCCTTTCCTGGGGCCGCAGTCCTAACAAACAG CTACAACCTGATTCAAACCAATGGAATGGTAGTCACTATGGCTACGGCCAAGGATATGACATGTATGGTTACGCTCCTCCGCCTCCTCAAGATCCGAACATGTATGCATATACCGCGTACCAAGGATATGGAAATTATCAGCAGTAA